In the Petrotoga olearia DSM 13574 genome, one interval contains:
- a CDS encoding exo-beta-N-acetylmuramidase NamZ family protein produces MILQGLDIMEKDGFSKFKNKKVGLVINYSFVNKNMEDGIEIMLKNGVDVRKIFTPEHGLYGLADGVEYPDQIHPVYNIPIISLYGKHKKPTQEMLEDIDVLVYDIQDVGLRFYTFIYTLANTMISAQENNKKIIVLDRINPLGRIVFGSRIKKEYSTFVGGYELPLRYGLTPGELAKYYKKYLGLDLDLEIIPLEGWKGESFENTKLRWNIPSPALPTFDCTLAYSGTCLIEGTNVSEGRGTPKPFCFIGAPWIDENILYKFIKEKFPNLILRKRYFIPNSSKHEGKLCKGLEFFPEIKDNFTIVAIEIIRHLIQQRGKFEFRKYIDRENHTQRDHIENLLGEDKKIFFENDDTYLTEWYKSSQEFVDFCEDILLYGGLRLWKI; encoded by the coding sequence ATGATTCTTCAAGGTTTGGATATAATGGAAAAAGATGGATTCTCAAAATTCAAAAACAAAAAAGTTGGTTTGGTAATAAATTATTCCTTTGTTAACAAAAATATGGAAGATGGTATAGAAATAATGTTGAAAAATGGAGTAGATGTAAGAAAAATATTTACACCTGAACATGGATTATATGGTCTTGCTGATGGAGTTGAATATCCAGATCAGATTCATCCTGTATATAATATACCAATCATTAGCCTGTATGGAAAGCACAAAAAGCCTACGCAAGAAATGTTAGAAGATATCGATGTATTAGTATACGATATTCAAGATGTAGGTTTAAGATTTTATACTTTTATATACACTTTAGCTAATACAATGATTTCTGCCCAAGAAAATAATAAAAAAATCATCGTATTAGACAGAATAAATCCTTTAGGGAGAATTGTTTTTGGTTCACGAATAAAAAAAGAATATTCAACTTTTGTTGGTGGATATGAGCTTCCTTTAAGATACGGTTTAACACCAGGTGAATTGGCAAAGTACTACAAAAAATATCTTGGCCTTGATTTAGATCTTGAAATCATTCCTCTTGAAGGATGGAAAGGAGAATCATTTGAAAACACTAAATTGAGGTGGAATATACCTTCGCCAGCCCTTCCAACATTTGATTGTACCTTGGCTTACAGTGGAACTTGTCTCATAGAGGGGACTAATGTAAGTGAAGGAAGAGGCACTCCTAAACCTTTCTGTTTCATAGGAGCGCCTTGGATAGATGAAAACATTCTATACAAATTCATAAAAGAAAAATTCCCTAATTTAATTTTAAGAAAAAGGTATTTTATACCAAATTCTTCTAAACATGAAGGTAAATTGTGCAAGGGTTTAGAATTTTTCCCTGAAATTAAAGATAATTTTACTATTGTTGCCATAGAGATTATACGCCACTTAATTCAACAAAGAGGAAAATTTGAGTTTAGAAAATATATAGATAGAGAAAACCATACACAAAGAGATCATATAGAAAATTTATTGGGAGAGGACAAAAAAATTTTCTTTGAGAACGATGACACTTATTTAACCGAATGGTACAAGAGCTCTCAAGAGTTCGTAGATTTTTGTGAAGATATACTATTATATGGAGGATTAAGACTATGGAAAATTTAG